CGTGGAGCTTCTCGCTTACACCAGCATCGCCAACGCCGAAACCACCGGAATGAAACTTGCGGCCGAGCACAAGGCTACCGAGGCCATCCTCAAGGAGTCCGGCGTCCCGTTCGTGCTCCTGCGGAACGGCTGGTACTTGGAGAACTACACCGAGCACCTGCCGGGCACGCTGGCCCAGGGGGCGCTTGCGGGTAGCGCAGGAAATGGCAAGGTCAGTGGTGCAACCCGCGCCGACTATGCTCATGCGGCTGCAGCTGTCCTGGTCGCTGACAACCAGGCAGGAAAGGTGTACGAGCTCGGTGGAGACCACGCTTTCACCCTGGAGGAGCTCGCTGCTGAAATCACCGCCGCTTCCGGCCAAACCATCACTTACAACAACCTGCCCGCGGCTGAGTACGCGGGGCTGCTGACAAGCGTTGGCGTTCCGGAAGCCTTCGCGGAGATCCTGGCCGACTCCGATCTGGGCATTGCCCGGGGAGATCTCCTGGTGACCGGCGGCGACCTGAGCAAGCTGATCGGACGCCCGTCTACCCCCTTGGCCGACGCCATCCGTTCCGCCGCCACCGCCTAGGAAGTCCGCGAGATGACAGTTAATGCCAATGTTCTGCGTGAACATTGGCATTAACTGCTCTCTCGGCGCAGGGAATCAGGCGGTCTCGTCCACCAGCTCAGCGCGGCGCAGGCCATCCCCACGGACCCACAGCTTGTACGCCACGAACAGGAGCGCCAGCCAGGTTCCGCCAACGTAGAGCGCAACCCGGGTGTCCTCGAAGACCCCCAGGATCACGATCACCATGGCCATGAACGCCATGGTCAGGATCGAGGCAGTCGGCCACAGTGGCGAACCAAATTCCGACGCCGGCAGCCCCTTGCGCTTGATCTCCCGCTTCATTGCGACGTGTGAAGCAAGGATCATGACCCAAACCCACACGGTGGCGAACGTGGCGATGGAGGCGATGAGCACAAACACGTCCTCTGGGATGACTGCGTTCAACACGACGCCCACCAGCAGGATGCCGCCCATCATCACTACGGTCATCCACGGCACCCCGTGCCGGGAGATCTTGCCGAAGCTCTTGGGGGCGTGTCCTTGCTGGGCCAGCCCGAAGAGGATGCGCCCGGCTCCAAAGATGTCACTGTTGATCGCCGAAAGGGCTGCCGTGATCACCACGGCGTTGAGGATATGCGGCGCCGCAGGGATGCCCAGGCCATCAAAAATCTGCACGAACGGGCTGCCGCTGCTGCCGATCTCGTTCCACGGGAAGATGCTCATCAGCACACCGAGCGTCAGTACGTAGAACAGCAGGACGCGGACGGGCACCGTGTTAACCGCCTGCGGAATGACCTTCTTGGGGTCGGCCGCTTCACCGGCGGTGATGCCGATGGTTTCGATCCCACCGAACGCGAACATCACGACGGCGAACGCAGCCAGGAGCCCCTCGAAACCGTTCGGGAACAAACCGCCGTGGTTCACGAGGTTCCCCAGCCCCGGTGCCACGGCACCGCCGTCGCCCGTTTGGAAGCCGAACACGACGATCGCCGCACCGCCGACGATCATGGCGATAATCGCCACCACCTTAATGAGCGAGAACCAGAACTCGAGCTCACCGAACACCTTCACGCTGAGCAGGTTCATGGCGCCCAGGAACAAGATGATCGCAAGCACCCAGATCCATCTGTCCACCTGTGGGAACCAGAAGCCCATATAGATACTGAAGGCCGTGACGTCCGCGATGGCTACAATCGCCATTTCGAACACGTAAGTCCACCCGGTCACAAAGCCAGCGAACGGCCCAAGATAGCGGCTGGCGTACTGGCCAAAGGAACCAGACACAGGGTGTCGAACGGCCATTTCGCCGAGCGCGCGCATCACCATGAACACGGCTGCGCCGCCAATGATGTAGGCCAGCAGGACCGCTGGGCCTGCCTTTTGGATGGCGGAGGCGGAGCCGTAGAAAAGGCCCGTGCCGATCGCGGATCCGAGTGCCATGAAGCGGATGTGGCGGACGTTGAGGCCTCGGCTGAGCGCCGTACCCGCGGCTTGGAGCACAGAGCTCTCCGCAGCCAGCTTGGTTTGTTGCATAGTAAAACCTTCTCGTCTTTGGGAGGGGATCGCTATCCAGCAGATCACTTTTAGGCGCCTTGTGATCGGACTCACGGGGCTTTGGTGTCTTTCATCGCAGACAGTCGTCGGAATGGTCCGGAATCCCAGACATTGATCAGCCCCCGCCGGTTGGATGATGCGGTGGTAAGGGTGCACGCTTGAGTACGGGATACCGGACAGTTCCGGTTCGGGGCTCCCGGACAAGTTGAGCAGTGAGGAACCATGACAACCACGCCAGTAGCGCCAGGGAAGGCCACGTCCAAGGTCCCGGCTGCCGAGAACACCCTGCGGATCCTGAAACTGCTGGCCTCGCGCCGGGGTCCCATGGCGGCGTCGAATATTGCCACGGCGCTCGGCCTGCCGCGATCAAGCGTGTATCACTTGCTCGGCGTCATGGAAGCCAACGGCTTCGTCCTTCACCTGCACGAGGAACAGCGCTACGGGCTGGGCATCAGCGCCTTCGAACTCAGTTCGGCATACTCGCGCCAGGAACCACTTTCCCGGCTTGGCCGGCCCATGCTCGCCTCGCTGGTTGACGTCATCGGCGAAAGCGCGCACCTCGCCGTGCTCCACGGTCGCGACGTCCTCTACATCGTGGAGGAACGCGCCAAGAACCGCCCCAGCCTGGTAACCGACGTCGGCGTCCGCCTTCCCAGCCACCTCACGGCCTCCGGCCGCGCCATCCTTGCCGCGCTGCCCAAGTCGCAGGTACGGGCCCTCTACCCCAACGCTGCGGCCTTCACCTCCCGGCACGAAGTCGAGTTCCCCATCATGAAGTACTCCGCCTTGTCGTCCCATCTCGACCAGGTAAGACAACGCGGCTACGCGACGGAAAACGGCGAAATCACCCCAGGGTTCGGTTCAATCGCCGCCGCGGTAACCGACCATGTGGGATGGCCGACGGCGGCAGTCGCCGTCACGTTCCTGGAGGACAAAGTGCCGGCTGAGCAGTGGCCGGTCCTTGCCGCCCGCATCCGGAAAGCGGCGGACGAACTGTCGGTGAGGATCCACGGCCGCCCTGCAGGCTAAGCCTTACGTGTGGCCCCGGGCCTCGAGCTCGACCAGTTTGCGAAAGGCCTCCAGCTCGCCTTTGAAGCTGCCCCGATACGACCCCATCGCGAAAAGCCGCCCGAAGATCCCCGCAATGAACCCCCGGGTCACAAACTCCTGGTTGATCCGCGTCCCTTTGCCCTCCGGCCCGAACGTGACGTCCGATTCGCCCTTCAGGATTGTGTTGCCGAAACGGGTCCGGATGTGCCGGGGCCGCTCCACCGCAAGGATTTCGGTGGGGCTGGCCATGCGCCCAAACCACACCGTGTAGCGGCTGCCGGGCACGTCCATCGAACCTTCCAAATCGGTCACGCGGGTGACCCCGCCGATCCATTCGTGAAACCGGTCCGGATCCGTCCAGGTCGCGAAGACGCGCTCTGGTGATGCTGCCACGAGGGTGGACACGCGGAACGTTCCCATGGGTCCAGCATGCTCTCGTTGCCGCGCAAATGCGAGGGCTCGCGGGCTCCCTTCTATCCTCTCGGGCACCCCAGGGAAAGCAAGGGCACATGTCTGAAATACCGGACAGCACCACTCGAAAAGCCATTCCGGCCGCCTGGCAAAGGGGCTTTAGTAGAAGCAGAAGATCTTTCCACCACACACTTTCCACAGACGAAGGAGTCACCATGGCACCCGCCGATTTCACCACTGGTGCCCGTCCGGTCAAGGCCGCTCGAGGTACTGAACTTACTGCCAAGTCGTGGCAGACCGAGGCGCCGTTGCGCATGCTGATGAACAACCTTGACCCCGAGGTTGCCGAGCGCCCCGATGACCTGGTGGTTTATGGCGGCACGGGCCGCGCTGTCCGCTCGTGGGCTGCGTTTGATGCGATCACCCGGACCCTGGAAACCATGGAAAAGGACGAGACCCTCCTGGTCCAGTCCGGTAAGCCGGTAGGTGTGTTCCGCACCAACGAGTGGGCGCCGCGCGTACTTCTGGCCAACTCCAACCTTGTGGGCGACTGGGCAACGTGGCCCGAGTTCCGCCGCCTCGAGGCCGAGGGCCTGATGATGTACGGCCAGATGACCGCCGGTTCCTGGATCTACATTGGTACCCAGGGCATCCTGCAAGGCACATACGAAACGTTCGCCGCCGTCGGAAATAAGCTCGCTGCGGAGGGCCGTCACCCGGCACCGGCAGCAGCCGGCTCCACCGAAGGTCCGTTGGCGGGCACCCTGACGTTGACCGGCGGTTGTGGCGGCATGGGCGGCGCCCAGCCGCTGGCTGTCACCCTGAACGACGGCGCGTGCCTGATTGTCGACGTCGACGAAACCCGCCTGCGCCGCCGCGCCGGCAAGCGCTACCTGGACGAGGTCGAAACGGACCTGGACACCGCGATCGCCAAGGTGAACAAGGCCAAGGAAGAGCGCCGTGGCTGGTCCGTCGGCTACGTGGGCAACGCCGCCGAGGTCTTCCCGGAACTGCTGCGCCGCCACAAGGCCGGAGAGCTGACCATTGATGTGGTCACGGACCAGACCTCCGCACACGATCCGTTGTCCTACCTTCCCGAGGGCATCAACGTCGATGAGTGGCACACCGAAGCCGAAGCCGACCCGGAAGGATTCACCAAGAAGGCACAGGCCTCCATGGCCCGCCACGTACAGGCCATGGTGGAATTCCAGGACGCCGGCGCCGAAGTCTTCGACTACGGCAACTCGATCCGGGATGAGGCCCGTAAGGGCGGCTACGACCGGGCGTTCGAGTTCCCAGGCTTCGTCCCGGCGTACATCCGTCCGCTGTTCTGCGAGGGCCTTGGCCCGTTCCGCTGGGTTGCCCTGTCAGGTGATCCCGAGGACATCGCCGTCACGGACAAGGCCATCAAGGAACTGTTCCCGGAGAACACCCACCTGCACAAGTGGCTGGACGCTGCAGCGGACCGCGTGGAATTCGAAGGCCTGCCGGCACGTATTTGCTGGCTCGGATACGGCGAACGGGCCAAGGCCGGCCTGCTCTTCAACCAGCTCGTGAAAGAAGGCAAGGTCAAGGCCCCGATCGTGATCGGCCGCGACCACCTGGACTCCGGCTCGGTCGCTTCCCCGTACCGCGAGACCGAATCCATGGCTGACGGTTCCGACGCGATCGCTGACT
This Paenarthrobacter sp. GOM3 DNA region includes the following protein-coding sequences:
- a CDS encoding urocanate hydratase yields the protein MAPADFTTGARPVKAARGTELTAKSWQTEAPLRMLMNNLDPEVAERPDDLVVYGGTGRAVRSWAAFDAITRTLETMEKDETLLVQSGKPVGVFRTNEWAPRVLLANSNLVGDWATWPEFRRLEAEGLMMYGQMTAGSWIYIGTQGILQGTYETFAAVGNKLAAEGRHPAPAAAGSTEGPLAGTLTLTGGCGGMGGAQPLAVTLNDGACLIVDVDETRLRRRAGKRYLDEVETDLDTAIAKVNKAKEERRGWSVGYVGNAAEVFPELLRRHKAGELTIDVVTDQTSAHDPLSYLPEGINVDEWHTEAEADPEGFTKKAQASMARHVQAMVEFQDAGAEVFDYGNSIRDEARKGGYDRAFEFPGFVPAYIRPLFCEGLGPFRWVALSGDPEDIAVTDKAIKELFPENTHLHKWLDAAADRVEFEGLPARICWLGYGERAKAGLLFNQLVKEGKVKAPIVIGRDHLDSGSVASPYRETESMADGSDAIADWPLLNAMLNTSSGATWVSIHHGGGVGIGRSLHAGQVSVADGTDLAAEKLERLLTNDPGMGVIRHVDAGYDRAIEVANERGVRIPMNEK
- a CDS encoding IclR family transcriptional regulator, which produces MTTTPVAPGKATSKVPAAENTLRILKLLASRRGPMAASNIATALGLPRSSVYHLLGVMEANGFVLHLHEEQRYGLGISAFELSSAYSRQEPLSRLGRPMLASLVDVIGESAHLAVLHGRDVLYIVEERAKNRPSLVTDVGVRLPSHLTASGRAILAALPKSQVRALYPNAAAFTSRHEVEFPIMKYSALSSHLDQVRQRGYATENGEITPGFGSIAAAVTDHVGWPTAAVAVTFLEDKVPAEQWPVLAARIRKAADELSVRIHGRPAG
- a CDS encoding SRPBCC family protein yields the protein MGTFRVSTLVAASPERVFATWTDPDRFHEWIGGVTRVTDLEGSMDVPGSRYTVWFGRMASPTEILAVERPRHIRTRFGNTILKGESDVTFGPEGKGTRINQEFVTRGFIAGIFGRLFAMGSYRGSFKGELEAFRKLVELEARGHT
- a CDS encoding SDR family oxidoreductase, which produces MSIVITGATGQLGRHVVEALLERNVPAETIIAAGRSIEKLADFADQGVQVRAMDYEDASSVAEALKGANKVLLISGSAVGQRVEQHRTVIEAAKAEGVELLAYTSIANAETTGMKLAAEHKATEAILKESGVPFVLLRNGWYLENYTEHLPGTLAQGALAGSAGNGKVSGATRADYAHAAAAVLVADNQAGKVYELGGDHAFTLEELAAEITAASGQTITYNNLPAAEYAGLLTSVGVPEAFAEILADSDLGIARGDLLVTGGDLSKLIGRPSTPLADAIRSAATA
- a CDS encoding amino acid permease, with translation MQQTKLAAESSVLQAAGTALSRGLNVRHIRFMALGSAIGTGLFYGSASAIQKAGPAVLLAYIIGGAAVFMVMRALGEMAVRHPVSGSFGQYASRYLGPFAGFVTGWTYVFEMAIVAIADVTAFSIYMGFWFPQVDRWIWVLAIILFLGAMNLLSVKVFGELEFWFSLIKVVAIIAMIVGGAAIVVFGFQTGDGGAVAPGLGNLVNHGGLFPNGFEGLLAAFAVVMFAFGGIETIGITAGEAADPKKVIPQAVNTVPVRVLLFYVLTLGVLMSIFPWNEIGSSGSPFVQIFDGLGIPAAPHILNAVVITAALSAINSDIFGAGRILFGLAQQGHAPKSFGKISRHGVPWMTVVMMGGILLVGVVLNAVIPEDVFVLIASIATFATVWVWVMILASHVAMKREIKRKGLPASEFGSPLWPTASILTMAFMAMVIVILGVFEDTRVALYVGGTWLALLFVAYKLWVRGDGLRRAELVDETA